The following are encoded in a window of Stigmatopora nigra isolate UIUO_SnigA chromosome 23, RoL_Snig_1.1, whole genome shotgun sequence genomic DNA:
- the dnajc2 gene encoding dnaJ homolog subfamily C member 2, which yields MILVAVDGHETTVFKAVAASVVVLVEPVGRWFEAYVKRRCRNLSTSFQELEEESSSSEESEDEDFQLEEHPNLRTLDPKDCKNQDHYAVLGLPHLRYKATQKQIKAAHKAIVLKHHPDKRKAAGEQISEGDNDYFTCITKAIETLSDPVKRRAFDSVDPTFDNGVPSKGEGKENFFRVFPAVFERNSRWSSKKHVPKLGSMESSFEEVDNFYSFWYNFDSWREFSHLDEEEKDKAECRDERRWIEKQNRASRAQRKKEEMNRIRTLVDTAYTCDPRIKKFKDEEKARKESEKKARAEAKKREHEEKERVRVAEAEAARLAKEKEEEEAKQAAQLAKKEKDIQKRAIKKERQKLRTSCKNWNYFAHNETENVKMMEDVEKLCDRLELASLQCLNEILASASKEDSKIAVEKQVREVNTQLQKERDAEVQAMQASRSGDQAAGGGGGGGGGTGGGAGKGWNEEDLQLLIKAVNLFPAGTNARWEVIANYMNIHSTSGMKRTAKDVINKAKSLQRLDPLQKDDVNKKAFEKFRKEHNAVPPTVDNAVPSERFEGGDGSAAPWTTEEQKLLEQALKTYPVSTPERWEKIADAVPGRNKKDCMKRYKELVEMVKAKKAAQEQFVTKSKK from the exons CCTCCGTGGTGGTTCTAGTTGAGCCCGTGGGTCGCTGGTTCGAAGCCTATGTGAAGAGGAGATGCAGGAACTTGTCGACCTCCTTCCAGGAGTTGGAAGAGGAGTCTTCATCCTCGGAGGAGTCGGAAGATGAGGACTTTCAACTGGAAGAGCATCCAAACCTCCGGACGCTAGATCCAAAGGATTGTAAG AATCAAGATCACTACGCCGTTCTCGGTCTTCCGCACTTGAGATACAAAGCCACTCAGAAACAGATCAAAGCCGCCC ACAAAGCCATCGTGTTAAAGCACCATCCCGACAAGAGGAAAGCCGCGGGAGAGCAGATCTCCGAAGGCGACAATGATTATTTCACGTGTATCACTAAAG CTATAGAAACGCTTTCGGACCCGGTGAAGAGGCGAGCCTTCGACAGCGTGGATCCCACATTCGACAACGGCGTCCCGTCCAAAGGCGAAGGCAAAGAAAACTTTTTCCGGGTCTTTCCGGCCGTCTTTGAGCGCAATTCCCGATGGTCGTCCAAAAAGCACGTGCCCAAACTCGGCTCCATGGAGTCTTCCTTTGAAGAAGTGGATAACTTCTACTCCTTTTG GTACAATTTTGATTCTTGGAGGGAATTCTCGCACTTGGACGAAGAGGAGAAGGACAAGGCCGAGTG TCGAGATGAGAGGAGATGGATCGAGAAGCAAAATCGGGCCTCTAGAGCTCAGAGGAAGAAAGAGGAGATGAACAGAATTCGAACACTAGTTG ATACCGCCTACACTTGCGATCCGCGGATAAAGAAATTCAAAGACGAGGAGAAGGCCCGCAAGGAGTCCGAGAAGAAGGCAAGAGCCGAAGCCAAGAAGCGAGAGCACGAGGAAAAGGAGCGA GTCCGAGTCGCCGAGGCGGAGGCGGCTCGCCTGGCCaaggagaaagaagaagaagaagccaagCAGGCGGCCCAGCTGGCCAAAAAAGAGAAGGACATCCAGAAGAGGGCCATTAAAAAGGAGCGGCAGAAGCTCCGGACGTCCTGCAAG AACTGGAATTATTTTGCGCACAACGAGACTGAAAATGTCAAGATGATGGAGGACGTGGAGAAGCTGTGCGATAGGCTGGAACTGGCCAGCCTGCAGTGCCTCAACGAAATACTGGCCTCGGCTTCCAAGGAGGACAGTAAGATTGCCGTGGAGAAGCAG GTACGGGAGGTGAACACGCAGCTCCAGAAGGAGCGGGACGCCGAAGTCCAGGCCATGCAGGCCTCCAGGAGCGGAGACCAGGCcgccggcggaggaggaggaggaggaggaggaaccgGAGGGGGCGCCGGCAAAGGTTGGAACGAGGAAGATCTCCAGCTGCTCATTAAGGCCGTCAACCTCTTCCCGGCTGGAACCAATGCCAG ATGGGAGGTCATCGCCAACTACATGAATATCCACTCGACGAGCGGCATGAAGAGAACGGCCAAAGACGTCATCAACAAAGCCAAGAGTTTGCAGAGGCTTG ATCCGTTGCAGAAAGACGACGTCAACAAAAAAGCTTTTGAGAAATTCAGGAAGGAGCATAATGCCGTGCCCCCCACCGTAGACAACGCCGTGCCCTCGGAGCGTTTCGAAG GTGGCGATGGGAGTGCGGCGCCCTGGACCACAGAAGAACAGAAGCTTCTAGAACAGGCCCTCAAGACCTACCCCGTCAGCACACCCGAACGCTGGGAGAAGATTGCCGACGCCGTCCCCGGGAGAAACAAGAAAGACTGTATGAAGCGATACAAG GAACTGGTGGAGATGGTCAAAGCCAAGAAAGCCGCGCAGGAGCAATTTGTTACCAAGAGTAAAAAATAG